TATCTGATTTGTCGGATTTGTTGTGGGCTGCTAACGGTATTAATCGGAGCGATTCTGGAAAACGGACTGCTCCGTCGGCTTTGAATAAGCAGGATGTGGATGTATATGTGGTATTGCCGGAAGGTAGCTATTTATATGATGCAAAAAATCATCAGTTGAATCTGATAGCTGAAGGCGATTATCGTGGAGCAGTGGCAGGTGGACAGGCATTTGTAATATCAGCTCCGGTATCTTTAGTTTTGGTTAGTGATCTTTCTCGTTTTGGAGATACTAAGAATGCACATACTCAGTTGATGGGTGCTATGGATGCAGGAATCGTTTCCCAGAATATTTCAATCTTTTGTTCCGCTGCAAGGTTGGCTACTGTACCTCGCGCTTCGATGGATATCAATCAATTGAAGAAGGTGTTGAAATTGAAGGAAAGCCAGGTACCAATGATGAATCATCCTATAGGATATCTAAAATAAAAAACTGGACAGGATTCTAAAACTATTTCGGAGTAATTGAAGTGTACCCCAATTGTTTTTTGATAAACTTTTGGGGTACATTTCTTTTTCAGGTCGTCTCTTTTAATTAGTAGGAGTTTTTAGCTCAATACCCGAAGACTGTTAATTCACGAATTGCTGCGGGGGGACACGCATTTCCATGGCCTTCAGGAATGACTAGTTTCAAATAACGAGCTGTGGTCGATTTGACATAGTATCGAAATGTTTCTCTAATAAATTCATCATTGAAGTCAGAAGCACCGATTTTTTCCCAATTACTATTATTGTTGCTGGCATAAAATTCCACCCATTTGATATTATTAGCTCTA
The nucleotide sequence above comes from Bacteroides caccae. Encoded proteins:
- a CDS encoding SagB/ThcOx family dehydrogenase; its protein translation is MRKVQLLLACLVFSVAAFAADKVIKLPKPNLNRTGTVMKALSERHSTREFASKALNLSDLSDLLWAANGINRSDSGKRTAPSALNKQDVDVYVVLPEGSYLYDAKNHQLNLIAEGDYRGAVAGGQAFVISAPVSLVLVSDLSRFGDTKNAHTQLMGAMDAGIVSQNISIFCSAARLATVPRASMDINQLKKVLKLKESQVPMMNHPIGYLK